One window of the Salvia miltiorrhiza cultivar Shanhuang (shh) chromosome 6, IMPLAD_Smil_shh, whole genome shotgun sequence genome contains the following:
- the LOC130988123 gene encoding uncharacterized protein LOC130988123 isoform X2 gives MTRASKRKSDNQTSAPVKTARVDSVRSASSKAAKKVEERIDELYTKYANQSSCVIDPEGVEALCSDLKVDCTDVRILVLAWKMNAQKQGYFTQDEWRRGLKTLKADTITKLKKSLPELEKEALKSENFDDFYRYAFRYCLTEDNKKCLDIETACVLLQLVLGVQYQDQVDSFIKFLKSQSDYKVINMDQWTNFFRFCQEISFPDLNNYDTDEAWPLILDNFVDWTKRQENVVSA, from the exons ATGACTCGCGCCTCCAAGAGAAAATCGGATAATCAAACCTCTGCGCCTGTCAAAACTGCCCGCGTCGACTCTGTTCGTTCCG cATCCAGCAAAGCTGCAAAGAAAGTGGAGGAACGTATTGATGAACTTTACACAAAATATGCTAATCAGTCGTCATGTGTGATTGA TCCAGAAGGGGTTGAAGCATTATGCTCTGATTTAAAGGTGGACTGTACTGATGTTAGGATATTGGTGCTAGCTTG GAAAATGAATGCTCAGAAGCAGGGATATTTTACCCAG gatgagtGGCGAAGAGGGTTGAAAACTCTTAAGGCTGATACAATAACTAAATTGAAGAAGTCATTGCCAGAACTTGAGAAAGAG GCCTTGAAGTCAGAGAATTTTGATGATTTCTATAGATATGCCTTCCGTTACTGCTTAACGG AGGATAACAAGAAGTGTCTAGACATTGAGACCGCCTGTGTATTATTACAACTCGTTTTAGGGGTCCAATATCAGGACCAGGTAGATTCATTCATTAAATTTCTTAAG AGTCAAAGCGACTACAAGGTAATAAACATGGATCAATGGACAAATTTCTTTCGATTTTGCCAAGAG ATAAGCTTTCCAGACCTTAACAATTACGACACGGATGAAGCTTGGCCATTAATTCTGGATAATTTTGTTGATTGGACGAAACGACAAGAAAATGTGGTTAGTGCATGA
- the LOC130988123 gene encoding uncharacterized protein LOC130988123 isoform X1 yields MTRASKRKSDNQTSAPVKTARVDSVRSASSKAAKKVEERIDELYTKYANQSSCVIDPEGVEALCSDLKVDCTDVRILVLAWKMNAQKQGYFTQDEWRRGLKTLKADTITKLKKSLPELEKEALKSENFDDFYRYAFRYCLTEDNKKCLDIETACVLLQLVLGVQYQDQVDSFIKFLKSQSDYKVINMDQWTNFFRFCQEVLLSSYFKSVAWRVEIFILPGDNTNWLNISVSLPRHPMI; encoded by the exons ATGACTCGCGCCTCCAAGAGAAAATCGGATAATCAAACCTCTGCGCCTGTCAAAACTGCCCGCGTCGACTCTGTTCGTTCCG cATCCAGCAAAGCTGCAAAGAAAGTGGAGGAACGTATTGATGAACTTTACACAAAATATGCTAATCAGTCGTCATGTGTGATTGA TCCAGAAGGGGTTGAAGCATTATGCTCTGATTTAAAGGTGGACTGTACTGATGTTAGGATATTGGTGCTAGCTTG GAAAATGAATGCTCAGAAGCAGGGATATTTTACCCAG gatgagtGGCGAAGAGGGTTGAAAACTCTTAAGGCTGATACAATAACTAAATTGAAGAAGTCATTGCCAGAACTTGAGAAAGAG GCCTTGAAGTCAGAGAATTTTGATGATTTCTATAGATATGCCTTCCGTTACTGCTTAACGG AGGATAACAAGAAGTGTCTAGACATTGAGACCGCCTGTGTATTATTACAACTCGTTTTAGGGGTCCAATATCAGGACCAGGTAGATTCATTCATTAAATTTCTTAAG AGTCAAAGCGACTACAAGGTAATAAACATGGATCAATGGACAAATTTCTTTCGATTTTGCCAAGAGGTACTTCTTAGTTCATATTTTAAATCTGTTGCTTGGAGGGTTGAAATATTCATTTTGCCTGGAGATAACACGAATTGGTTAAATATCAGTGTTTCTTTGCCAAGGCATCCTATGATATGA